The following DNA comes from Thermoanaerobaculales bacterium.
TGAGGAAGGCCTACCAGATCGAGGTCGACGGCCACACCTTCTACTCGATGGCGGCCGAGCGGGCCGACAAGCCCGCGGTGCAGGAGCTGTTCGCCAAGCTCGCCCGCGACGAGGTCCAGCACAAGGCCTACCTCAAGACCGTGATGGGGTCGTTCGAGGACAAGGGTGTGGAGGCCTTCCACCTCCACCTCAAGGACCCCAACCTCAAGGCCTTCACCGCCACCATCTTCACCGACCGCTTCCGGGAGCAGGCGAGCGGCACCGACTTCGAGATCGGGGTGCTGTCAATCGGCATGACCCTCGAGAACAACGCCATCGCGTACTTCTCGGGGGCGGCCCGCAGCGCGACCGAGCAGGAGGTGCGGTCGTTCTACGAGTTCCTCGCCGACTGGGAGCGCCAGCACCTGGACGCGCTGCAGGCGCTGTACGGCGGAGTCCGCCAGGAGTTCTGGGAGTCGAGCGGGTTCTCACCGTTCTAGGAGTCCGTGCCGCGCTGGCCTGTGAGGGGGGTGGGGCGGGCCACCGTGTCGGCGGCCGGCCGCCGCGCCACGAGCTCTTCTCAGGCATGGCTTTCGTGTAGGACGAGATGCCACGGACGCTGGCGGCCGGCGTGCCGGCGCCGGGGCATCGCAGTCAGCCAGGGCCCGGCGAGGTTGTCGACCAGGGCGCTGCGGCCCGCCATGGCCTGCCCGGCGGTGGCGCCCGTAGGCGCGGCGCATGGGCTACAATCGCCGCTCGTCGAGGCCGCAAGGGAGGCGACGTGATCGAGGTGATCCAGATCGACGGCCGCAGCCTGCGCCTGGCGGACGTCGAGGTCGTGGCCAGGGCGGGCGTCCGGGTGGAGCTCGCGGACGAGGCGCGGCAGCGGGTGGCCGCGAGCCGCGCCGTCGTGGACCGGATCCTGTCCTCGGGAGCCGTCGTATACGGCGTCAACACCGGCTTCGGCAAGCTCGCCGAGATCCGGGTCCCGGCCGATCAACTGCGCCGCCTCCAGCTCAACCTGCTGCGGTCCCACGCCTGCGGCGTCGGCGAGCCGTTCCCGCAGCGCGTGGTGCGGGCCATGCTGCTGCTGCGAGCCAACGTGCTGGCTTCAGGTCACGCCGGGTGCCGCCCGGTGGTGATCGACCGCCTGCTCGAGCTGATCAATGCCGGCGTCCACCCGGTGGTGCCGAGCCGGGGATCGGTTGGCGCGTCGGGCGATCTCGCGCCACTCGCCCACCTGGCGCTGCCGCTCCTCGGCGAGGGAGCGGCGG
Coding sequences within:
- a CDS encoding ferritin family protein, translating into MTQAKEQIREILRKAYQIEVDGHTFYSMAAERADKPAVQELFAKLARDEVQHKAYLKTVMGSFEDKGVEAFHLHLKDPNLKAFTATIFTDRFREQASGTDFEIGVLSIGMTLENNAIAYFSGAARSATEQEVRSFYEFLADWERQHLDALQALYGGVRQEFWESSGFSPF